A genome region from Triticum aestivum cultivar Chinese Spring chromosome 2B, IWGSC CS RefSeq v2.1, whole genome shotgun sequence includes the following:
- the LOC123046076 gene encoding probable metal-nicotianamine transporter YSL12, whose protein sequence is MAPHTTEADASAVAAGDEEAAVEAGTLRHRHNAAKADDEDEIKGSVPPGEDGAEASVERAFEGKPVPTWREQLTFRAFVVSFFLAIMFSVIVMKLNLTTGIIPSLNVSAGLLGFFFVRLWTSAIERMGFLRQPFTRQENTVIQTCVVAAYDIAFSGGFGNYLFAMSGTIASQATEANDAQNVKDPHIGWMIGFLFLVSFVGLFALVPLRKIMIVDYKLTYPSGTATAYLINGFHTPEGAKLAKKQVRTLGKFFSFSFLWGFFQWFYTAGDGCGFQNFPTLGLQAYKSRFYFDFSPTYVGVGMICPHIVNVSVLLGGILSWGVMWPLIHNNRGSWYSADLKDSSLHGLQGYRVFISIAMILGDGLYNFVKVLVRTSVAFAAMVKKNSTIPVSDVGGAKATGEPVSFDEQRRTEQFMKDQIPKSVAYAGYAAVAAVSIATLPQIFPDLKWYYILVAYVFAPVLAFCNAYGTGLTDWSLASTYGKLAIFIFGAWAGAPHGGVLVGLAACGVMMSIVSTAADLMQDFKTGYLTLASPRSMFISQIIGTGMGCVIAPCVFWLFYKAFDDIGISGTEYPAPYAIVYRNMAILGVDGFSSLPKHCLTLCYVFFAGAIIINLVRDLVPAKVARFIPLPMAMAIPFYIGSYFAIDMFVGTVIVFVWGIVNKAKADAFAPAVASGLICGDGIWTLPQSILALAKVKPPICMKFLSRSVNANVDAYLGN, encoded by the exons ATGGCACCGCACACCACGGAAGCGGacgcctccgccgtcgccgccggcgacgaggaggcggcggtggaggccggcACGCTCCGCCACCGCCACAACGCCGCCAAGGCAGACGACGAGGACGAGATCAAAGGGAGCGTGCCGCCCGGGGAGGATGGCGCGGAGGCGTCCGTGGAGCGCGCGTTCGAGGGCAAGCCGGTGCCGACGTGGCGGGAGCAGCTGACGTTCCGCGCCTTCGTGGTCAGCTTCTTCCTCGCCATCATGTTCAGCGTCATCGTGATGAAGCTCAACCTCACCACCGGCATCATCCCCTCGCTCAACGTCTCCGCGGGCCTCCTTGGCTTCTTCTTCGTCCGCCTCTGGACCTCCGCCATCGAGAGGATGGGCTTCCTCCGCCAGCCCTTCACCCGGCAGGAGAACACCGTCATCCAGACCTGCGTCGTCGCCGCCTACGACATCGCCTTCAGCG GTGGATTTGGCAATTACTTGTTTGCCATGAGTGGAACCATCGCCAGCCAAGCAACAGAGGCTAACGATGCTCAGAATGTCAAGGACCCCCACATCGGGTGGATGATAGGGTTCCTCTTCCTCGTCAGTTTCGTTGGGCTATTTGCTCTCGTGCCCCTGAGAAAG ATCATGATTGTCGACTACAAGCTCACCTATCCAAGTGGCACCGCGACCGCGTACCTTATCAACGGTTTCCACACGCCAGAGGGTGCAAAGCTTGCAAA GAAGCAAGTAAGGACATTGGGCAAGTTCTTTTCGTTCAGCTTCCTCTGGGGCTTTTTCCAGTGGTTCTACACTGCTGGAGATGGCTGTGGGTTCCAGAACTTCCCTACGTTGGGCCTTCAGGCCTACAAGAGCAG GTTTTATTTCGATTTCTCCCCTACCTATGTTGGAGTCGGGATGATCTGCCCGCACATAGTGAACGTGTCTGTTCTACTGGGAGGCATCCTGTCGTGGGGTGTGATGTGGCCCTTGATACACAACAACAGAGGGAGCTGGTACTCGGCTGACCTCAAAGACAGCAGTCTCCATGGCCTCCAGGGTTACAGG GTGTTCATATCCATCGCCATGATCCTCGGGGACGGCCTGTACAACTTCGTCAAGGTGCTCGTCCGCACGAGCGTCGCCTTCGCGGCCATGGTGAAGAAGAACAGCACCATCCCGGTCTCGGACGTGGGCGGCGCCAAGGCCACCGGCGAGCCCGTATCGTTCGACGAGCAGCGCCGCACCGAACAATTCATGAAGGACCAGATCCCCAAGTCGGTCGCCTACGCGGGgtacgccgccgtcgccgcggtgTCGATCGCCACCCTGCCCCAGATCTTCCCGGACCTCAAGTGGTACTACATCCTGGTGGCGTACGTCTTCGCGCCCGTGCTGGCCTTCTGCAACGCCTACGGGACCGGCCTCACCGACTGGTCCCTCGCCTCCACCTACGGCAAGctcgccatcttcatcttcggcgcgTGGGCCGGCGCCCCGCACGGCGGCGTGCTCGTCGGCCTCGCCGCCTGCGGCGTCATGATGAGCATCGTCTCCACCGCCGCCGACCTCATGCAGGACTTCAAGACGGGCTACCTCACGCTCGCGTCGCCGAGGTCCATGTTCATCAGCCAGATCATCGGCACCGGCATGGGCTGCGTCATCGCGCCCTGCGTCTTCTGGCTCTTCTACAAGGCCTTCGACGACATCGGCATCAGCGGCACCGAGTACCCCGCGCCCTACGCCATCGTCTACCGCAACATGGCCATACTCGGCGTCGACGGCTTCTCCTCGCTCCCCAAGCACTGCCTCACGCTCTGCTACGTCTTCTTCGCCggcgccatcatcatcaacctcgtCAGGGACTTGGTGCCGGCCAAGGTCGCCAGGTTCATCCCGCTGCCCATGGCCATGGCCATACCGTTCTACATCGGCTCCTACTTCGCCATCGACATGTTCGTCGGCACCGTCATCGTCTTCGTGTGGGGGATCGTGAACAAGGCCAAGGCCGACGCGTTTGCGCCCGCGGTCGCCTCGGGGCTGATCTGCGGCGACGGCATTTGGACGCTGCCGCAGTCCATCCTCGCCCTTGCAAAGGTGAAGCCGCCGATTTGCATGAAGTTTCTATCGAGATCCGTCAATGCCAACGTGGATGCCTACCTAGGAAATTAA
- the LOC123046075 gene encoding patatin-like phospholipase domain-containing protein 4 → MLRASARGLLVGRRRDLMASLLAFSSSASGLPPKPSPSHTAPPPPPASASARASRFRLLLARAAARRDPEPPPPPPPQAESEKKSIAVRTGELFLGLSALFIRAGRGTAPVEEVERSEGVLWEQRPEDVEAERQRREVATASPGFSFSAAGLLFPYHLGVAQCLLDKGYITERTPLAGSSAGAIICAVIASGNTMQEALQVTKILAEDCRSKGTAFRLGAVLKDVLEKFLPDDLHIRCNGRIRVAITQLSWRPRGLLVDQFDSKEDVINAIITSSFIPGYLAPRPATLFRNRLCVDGGLTLFMPPTSASETVRICAFPAGRLGLQGIGISPDCNPENRATPRQLFNWALEPAEDEVLDKLYELGYQDAAVWAEQNPPESTVKIEQLVTD, encoded by the exons ATGCTTCGGGCGAGCGCACGCGGCCTTCTCGTCGGCCGCCGACGAGACCTCATGGCCTCCCTCCtcgccttctcctcctccgcctccggcctCCCGCCCAAACCCTCGCCGTCCCACACCGCTCCCCCTCCGCCCCCGGCTTCCGCCTCCGCACGAGCGTCGCGCTTCCGCCTCCtactcgcccgcgccgccgcgcgccgcgaccccgagccgccgccgccgccgcctccgcaggCCGAGAGCGAGAAGAAGTCGATTGCGGTGAGAACGGGGGAGCTGTTCTTGGGTCTGAGTGCGCTGTTCATCCGCGCGGGGAGAGGGACggcgccggtggaggaggtggagcgGAGCGAGGGGGTGTTGTGGGAGCAGCGCccggaggacgtggaggcggagcggcagcggagggaggtgGCGACAGCGAGCCCCGGGTTCAGCTTCTCAGCCGCCGGGCTTCTCTTCCCCTACCACCTCGGCGTCGCGCAGTGCCTCCTCGACAAAGGCTACATCACA GAAAGAACTCCGTTAGCTGGCTCATCAGCTGGTGCCATAATCTGTGCAGTGATTGCATCCGGGAACACAATGCAAGAGGCTCTTCAGGTGACCAAGATTCTAGCTGAAGACTGCCGGAGTAAAGGGACTGCCTTTCGCCTTGGG GCTGTACTCAAGGATGTTCTAGAAAAGTTTCTCCCAGATGATCTGCATATCAGGTGCAACGGAAGGATCCGTG TTGCTATTACTCAGTTGTCCTGGAGGCCTAGGGGCTTACTGGTCGACCAGTTTGACTCCAAGGAAGACGTGATTAATGCAATTATTACATCTTCGTTTATTCCTGG ATACTTAGCCCCCAGGCCTGCGACTTTATTCCGTAACAGGCTGTGCGTTGATGGGGGGCTTACATTGTTTATGCCACCTACTTCTGCTTCTGAAACA GTTCGAATCTGTGCTTTCCCAGCTGGCAGACTAGGACTGCAAGGGATTGGTATTAGTCCAGACTGCAATCCGGAGAACAGAGCTACTCCACGACAG CTGTTTAACTGGGCTCTGGAACCTGCTGAAGATGAAGTTCTCGATAAATTGTACGAGCTTGGGTACCAGGATGCAGCTGTGTGGGCTGAGCAGAACCCTCCTGAGTCAACTGTGAAGATTGAGCAGCTCGTTACAGATTGA
- the LOC123041673 gene encoding pectin acetylesterase 3 — MVKTRTGGVGPCALLALVLLLAGSCVSVQAADEQATSGGGRRRRPHRRSAASVADMMVPITFLNASVDKGAVCMDGTPAAYHLDRGSGAGSKSWIVNLEGGGWCNNARTCRFRTRTHHGSSNFMERQISFTGIMSASPAENPDFYNWNRVKIRYCDSASFAGDTFDKATGLYFRGQRIWEEAIQHLLSIGMASADRALLTGCSAGGLAAILHCDQFGAFFAGRGTTVKCLADAGLFLDAVDVSGGRSLRSYYGDIVAMQGVAPHLPPTCTDHLDATSCFFPQDIIDSIKTPIFLLNAAYDVWQIEESLAPSKADPSRAWRACKFNRSACNASQINFLQGFRDQMVASVRGFSSSKSNGLFINSCFAHCQSELPATWNGTPAIQNKRIAKSVGDWYFGRAEVKAIDCPYPCDNTCRNII, encoded by the exons ATGGTGAAGACGAGGACTGGTGGCGTCGGGCCGTGCGCGCTTCTCGCTCtggtcctcctcctcgccggcagcTGCGTCAGCGTGCAAGCGGCGGACGAGCAGGCGACGAGCGGCGGTGGCAGAAGGAGAAGGCCGCATCGACGTTCCGCGGCGTCGGTCGCGGACATGATGGTGCCTATCACCTTCCTCAACGCCTCCGTCGACAAGGGCGCCG TGTGCATGGATGGGACGCCGGCCGCTTACCACCTGGACCGGGGCTCCGGGGCAGGGAGCAAGAGCTGGATCGTCAACCTCGAG GGAGGCGGGTGGTGCAACAACGCGAGGACGTGCAGGTTCCGGACAAGGACCCACCATGGCTCGTCCAACTTCATGGAGCGGCAGATCAGCTTCACCGGCATCATGAGCGCCAGCCCCGCCGAGAATCCTG ATTTCTACAACTGGAACCGGGTGAAGATCCGCTACTGCGACAGCGCCTCCTTTGCCGGCGACACCTTCGACAAG GCTACTGGGCTCTACTTCCGGGGGCAGAGGATTTGGGAGGAAGCCATCCAGCACCTCCTCTCCATCGGGATGGCGTCGGCCGACCGGGCGCTTCTCACGGGCTGCTCCGCCGGGGGGCTGGCGGCGATACTGCACTGCGACCAGTTCGGCGCCTTCTTCGCCGGCCGAGGCACCACCGTCAAGTGCCTCGCCGACGCAGGCCTCTTCCTCGACGC CGTGGATGTCTCCGGGGGCCGTAGCTTGAGATCCTACTACGGCGACATTGTGGCCATGCAGGGAGTGGCTCCGCACCTTCCGCCCACCTGCAccgatcacctcgacgccacctcg TGCTTCTTCCCTCAGGATATCATCGACAGCATCAAGACGCCCATCTTCTTGCTCAACGCAGCCTACGACGTCTGGCAG ATTGAGGAAAGCCTGGCCCCAAGCAAAGCTGACCCCAGCCGCGCCTGGCGAGCCTGCAAGTTCAACCGCTCGGCTTGCAATGCGTCTCAGATAAACTTCCTGCAAG GTTTCAGAGATCAGATGGTAGCATCCGTGAGAGGCTTCTCCAGTTCCAAGAGCAACGGGCTCTTCATAAACTCGTGTTTCGCCCACTGCCAGTCCGAACTGCCGGCCACCTGGAATGGCACCCCTGCCATTCAGAACAAG AGGATCGCAAAATCTGTCGGCGATTGGTACTTTGGCCGGGCCGAAGTGAAGGCGATCGATTGCCCATACCCCTGCGACAACACATGCCGCAACATCATATAA